Proteins from a single region of Perognathus longimembris pacificus isolate PPM17 chromosome 27, ASM2315922v1, whole genome shotgun sequence:
- the LOC125342880 gene encoding voltage-dependent L-type calcium channel subunit alpha-1C-like: MYSPEENHRGSNYGSPRPAHANMNANAAAGLAPEHIPTPGAALSWQAAIDAARQAKLMGSAGNATISTVSSTQRKRQQYGKPKKQGGTTATRPPRALLCLTLKNPIRRACISIVEWKPFEIIILLTIFANCVALAIYIPFPEDDSNATNSNLVSRQGSVFSTT, from the exons GTTCCAACTATGGGAGCCCACGCCCAGCTCATGCCAACATGAATGCCAACGCAGCGGCAGGACTGGCCCCCGAGCACATCCCCACCCCGGGGGCAGCCCTGTCCTGGCAGGCGGCCATCGATGCAGCCCGGCAGGCCAAGCTGATGGGCAGCGCCGGCAACGCCACCATCTCCACGGTCAGCTCCACCCAGCGCAAGCGGCAGCAGTACGGGAAACCCAAGAAGCAAGGTGGCACGACCGCCACGCGGCCACCCCGGGCCCTGCTCTGCCTGACCCTGAAGAACCCCATCCGCAGGGCATGCATCAGCATCGTGGAATGGAA ACCCTTTGAAATCATTATTTTACTGACTATTTTTGCCAACTGTGTGGCCTTAGCCATCTACATTCCTTTCCCAGAGGACGACTCCAATGCCACCAACTCCAACCTGGTAAGTCGCCAAGGCTCTGtgttttctactacttga